From Pseudomonas sp. CCI4.2, one genomic window encodes:
- a CDS encoding pyocin activator PrtN family protein produces MKTIFLLMAQYDGLAIIPLDRVCADYFHLTPEGMKRKVLTGEIDLVITRMEKSQKSALGVHVNDLAEYLDTQRDRAKVEHEKLMGRNVDKNRRR; encoded by the coding sequence TTGAAAACTATTTTCCTGCTAATGGCCCAGTACGATGGCTTGGCTATTATCCCGCTAGACCGGGTATGCGCCGACTACTTCCACCTCACCCCTGAAGGCATGAAACGAAAAGTGCTGACCGGGGAGATTGATCTAGTTATCACGCGGATGGAGAAAAGCCAGAAGTCAGCGCTGGGCGTTCACGTTAACGATCTAGCTGAGTATTTAGATACCCAGCGGGATAGGGCCAAGGTCGAGCATGAGAAGCTCATGGGCAGAAACGTCGATAAAAACCGGAGGCGTTGA